ATGTGGTTATTTTCCGTCAAAATACAGAAGGCCTCTACGGAGGTGTGGAGTGGAGTGATCCGGACGACAAAGTTTATGATGCATTGATGACGCATCCCAAGTTTGTGAAGAACTTCGGTTCGGTTCCCCGGAATGAGCTATCGGTTTCGACCCGAATCTTTACGAAAAAAGCGACTGAACGCATTCTTCGCGCCGCCTTTGTTCATGCTGCGAAATATGGTTACAAGTCGGTAACGCTTTGTGAGAAGCCTAATGTGATTCGTGAAACTTCGGGAATGATGTACAAAATGGCGAAAGAGATTCAGCAGGAATATTCCGATATCGCTCTTTGGAATACCAATATCGATGCTCAGATGATGTGGTTGACCAAGAATCCGGAAGATTACGGAGTGATTGTAGCCGGAAACATGTTCGGTGATATTGTCTCCGACGGTTTTGCCGGATTGATTGGTGGTTTGGGATTTGCCTGCAGCGCCAACATGGGCGACGAAGTGGCTGTATTCGAGCCGACGCATGGTTCCGCACCGAAGTATGCCGATTACGATGTGTCGATTGTCAATCCGATTGCCATGATTGAATCAGCCTGCATGATGTTGGATCATCTCGGTGAAAATGACAAGGCCATCAAAATCCGGAAAGCTATCGCGGAAGTGGTAGCCGAGGGCAAAGTCCGCACATACGATATGATGAAGATGTCGGGACGGCCCGATGTAGTTGAAAAAGGTGCCGCTTCGACGCAACAGATGGCCGATGCTATCATTGAAAAATTGAAGTGATGAGCAATCTGGAACAAGTATACGATCTTTGGCCGGAGCTGCTCTGGATTAAAGATGAGGAACTCCGCGACGAGACCGCAGAAACATGGCGTTGGGCATTGGAAAGAAGCATGCTAACACCCGAAGATTTGCACCGGATTCCGTTCACGCTTCTTTGTGGACCGGATCTGAAAGTCAGTTTCATGGACCACAAACGGGCGGTAGTTCACATTGCCCGCGAAAGTGGCATGAAGATGAACGAGTTCTTCAAGAGTGAGCTACCGGTCAACATGGATGTCCTGATCTCTGGCGCTATCCTGGCTGATGTGGGCAAGCTTCTGGAATACGAGCTGGATGAAAACGGGAATTCCTTTCAGGGAAAATATGGCAAACTGTTGAGACATCCGTTTTCGGGTGTTTCGCTGGCTGAATCCTGTGGTGTTCCACCGGAAGTCTGCCATATCATTGCGGCACATGCGGGTGAAGGTGATATGGTGAAACGCACTACAGAGGCGTACATTGTACATCATGCTGATTTTATGACCTTTCTTCCTTTTAAGGCAATGAGCAATGAAAAATGAACAGTGAAAAATCAAAATGAATAATGGACAATGAAGGAAAATCAGGTCGTCGATAAATCGTTTGCCTTCGCACTTAAAATTGTGGAGTTGTCCCGGTATCTGATGAAGGAAAAGAACGAGTACATTCTTTCCAAACAGGTTTTAAGATCGGGAACATCCATTGGTGCCAATATTGAGGAGGCTCAAGGCGGATTTTCGAAGAAAGATTTTTCTGCTAAGATGGGAATTGCTTACAAAGAAGCTCGTGAAACAAAATATTGGTTGCGACTTCTGCATCAATCGGGATACATTGATGAAGCAAAGCTGAATTCTTTGTTGCCCGGTTGCGAGGAACTTCTAAAGATGCTGTATTACATCGTAAAAAATTCCAAAGCAAAATGAAAGCTCTATCCAATTGTTCATTTCTCATTTTTAATTTCTAATTGAAATGATGACCATCATTGAGAAAATAATTGCTAATCATTCCGGAAAAGAGTCGGTGAAACCCGGTGAAATTGTCGATATCAGTATCGATGTTCGTCTGGCCCGCGATTTTGGAGGAGCAAACGTGGTGAAGAATCTGGTGGATAACCAGCTGGTCATAGAGAACAGCGATAAAACTTTCTTCACCTTCGACTGTAATCCAACTGGCTCGGATCAGAAATATGCTGCCAATCAGCAAAAGTGCCGGCTTTTTGCCCGCGATTTCAATATCCGGGTGTACGACATTAATTCCGGTATTGGAACCCATCTGGCTATTGACAAAGGTTTGGCTGTTCCTGGCTCAACGGTGGTTTCTACCGATTCGCATGCCAATATTCTGGGGGCTATTGGTGCTTTCGGACAGGGAATGGGCGATCGCGATATCGCCGCTGCCTGGGCACGCGGTGCCGTTTGGTTCAAGGTTCCGGAGTCGGTAAAAATTACCCTTATTGGAAAACGTCCGGCAGGTATTTATGCCAAAGATATTGTCCTGAATTTACTGAAGCATTTCGGTGCCAGTAGTTTGTTGGGCAAATCGGTAGAGCTTTACGGCGAAGAAGTTGAAAAACTTACCCTGGATGAACGCATCACCATCTCTTCCATGGGGACGGAAATGGGAGCTATTGCGGTCTTCTTCCCGCCATCGGATGAGGTAATTCAATATGCAAAAGAGCGCTCCGGTGAAGATTTCGAGCCGGTATTTGCTGATGGAGATGCAAATTACGCGGAAACTTTCGAACTGGATATGGCAACCTTCATTCCGGCTATTTCCCTTCCGGGAAAACCACACGATGTGGTTCCGGTGGAGCAGGTAAAAGGCACCAAAATCGATTCATCGTTCATTGGTAGTTGTACGAACGGGCGCATGGAAGACATGCGTGCGGCAGCCCGGATTCTGAAAGGCCGGAAAGTAGCTCCCGGAGTGGTCCTGAAAATCGTTCCTTCTACAGATGAGGTGTGGAATGCCTGCATGGAAGAAGGTTTGATTCGTATTTTCAAAGATGCCGGCGCTATGCTAAGCAATGCCGGATGTGCCGGATGTGCTGCGGGTCAGGTGGGACAAAACGGACCTGGCGAGAAAACCGTTAGTACCGGAAACAGGAACTTTGCCGGTAAGCAGGGCAAAGGCGACGTCTATCTGGCTTCGCCGGCTACGGCTGCAGCTTCTGCGGTAGCAGGTCATATTACCACTGAAGATGATTTGCCGGAACGACCTTCACTATTCGAGGAAGGACATGGCAAGCAGGAAGCTGTGCTGGTAACACATCATGATAATGAAAAAGAAAAGCCGTCAGTAATTGAAGGAAGGGTTTGGTTGATCATCGAAGACAACATCGATACCGACATGATTTTCCATAACCAGCATTTGGCGATTACTGAATTGTCGGAAATGGGGAAATACACCTTTGGCAACCTGAAAGGCTGGGAAGATTTTGCCACCAAAGCGAAACCGGGTGATATCGTCATCACCGGGAAAAACTTTGGTGCAGGAAGTTCTCGTCAACAAGCAGTCGATTGTTTCAAGTCGTTGGGCGTGCAGGCTGTTTTGGCTGAATCGTTCGGAGCTATTTACGAGCGAAATGCCATCAATGCCGGTTTCCCGATTATGACTTATGAGTCGGTTGAAGAGCTGGATCTGCAGAATGGTAATGTGATTACTGTTGAATTTGAAACCGGTAAGATAACCAACAGGGAAAACGGTAAAAACGTTATGGTTCAGCCATTCTCTGATGTTCAAATGGAAATCTACCGAAAGGGAGATTTGCTTCATGTATAACGTTAAAAATTTGGCGTATGTCAGGAAAAACGTTTGCTGAAAAGATTTTGGGTGCTCCGGTTGGAAGCATTGTGTTTGCCAAACCGGATATCATCCTGTCGCACGATAATTCATCGAGTATCGAAAAGATATTCCGCAAGATGGGCGGCGACCGGGTTGCCGATCCCAATAAATTACTGCTGGTGCTCGATCACAACGCACCACCTACTAACGCCAAGCTGGCGAACGACTATCAGCAAATTCGCGATTTCGCAAAAGATCAACACGTATCAAGTTTTCACGATGCGGGGCAGGGGATATGCCACCAGTTGATGGCTGGTCATGCACGGCCGGGAATGTTGGTCGTTGGTAGCGATAGTCATACCTGCACAGCAGGAGCTTTCAACGCTTTTGCAGCTGGTATCGACCGGACCGAAACAGCCGGGTTATGGAAACAGGGTGAAACCTGGTTTCGCGTTCCTGAAACCATCAAAATTACCCTGACGGGGAAATTGCCGGAGCATGTGTATGCGAAGGATTTGGCTTTGTATATCATCGGCATGATTGGTTCTTCAGGGGCTGATTACATGTCCATAGAGTACCATGGCGAAGGTGTGAAAACACTCACGGTTGCCGACCGGATGACCATTGCGAACCTGGCCTCGGAAATGGGGGCCAAGAACGCTGTTTTCCCGGCAGATGAAAGGCTGGAAGAATATTTCGGAGCCAAATTCAAAGCCATTTGGGCCGATGATGATGCTGTGTATGCGAAAGAGTACACCATCAATCTGTCGGAATTGTATCCGGTAACGGCTTGTCCGCACCATGTTGACAACGTAAAGAGCGTGGATGAAGTAGCCGGAACGCCGGTTGCTCAGGCTTTAATCGGAACGTGTACCAACGGTCGTATCGAAGACTTGCGGGCAGCGGCAGCGGTTCTAAAAGGGCATAAAATACCGGAAGGATTCCAGTTGCTGATAACTCCGGCTTCGCGTGAAATATACCTACAGGCCATGAAGGAAGGTTTGGTAGAAATCTTCCTGGAAGCAGGTGGAAATGTTCTTTCACCTTCGTGTGGTCCATGTTTGGGAACAGGGCAGGGAATTCCGGCTGATGGCATCAATGTAATTTCAACGGCTAACCGCAACTTTCTGGGAAGGATGGGTAACAAGAATGCTTCTATCTACCTGGCATCGCCGGCAACGGTGGCCGCTTCCGCTTTGCGTGGTGAAATTACTTCGCCCGAAAGGGCAACCTCTGCGCACAAGTTTCCGTATCACAAGCAGCAGACGGCAACCGTGGTAATAGATCCCGGAGATAATCGTCGGCAGAGTGGTGTGTGGAACTACGCGGATGTGGATAACCTGAATACCGACCAGATGTTTGCCGGCAGTTTGACGTACGAGGTTAACAGTTCGGAACCGGAGAAGATTGTCCCACATTTATTTAAAGGCTTTGATGATCGCTTTGCTGAAAATGTGAAGCTGGGCGATATCATTGTGTGTGGTGAAAACGTTGGTTGCGGAAGCTCGCGCGAACATCCTTCGGTTGGTTTGGTTAAAGCCGGTGTACGTGCCGTTATCGTGAAATCGGTTTCCCGGATTTTCTTCCGCTCGGCCATCAACCAGGGGCTTCCCATTATTGTGTTACCCGAAGCTGTCAATGCTTTCCATAAAGGAGAAAGTGTGGAAGTTGATATGGCTTCCGGCGTGATTTATATCGGAACGAAAATATTCCATTTCAATCCGCTGCCCGAAAAGCTGATGCAGATTCTGGGAAAGGGCGGTCTGGTGAACTGGATCCGCGAAAGCGAAACAACCATTTAAATGAACTGAGAATATATAACAACATAAAACGTAGATAGTATGCAAGAAATGAAGGATGTACTGAAAATATTAGGCATCAAAGATGTGAATCCGGGGTTGTGTACCGGTACGAAATGGATTGATACTACCGGTGATAAACTTACGTCGTATTCGCCGGCAGATGGAAAAGCTATTGCCGAAATTAAACAAGCAACACTGGAAGATTATCGGAAAGTGATCGATACGGCAAAGGACGCGTTCAAGGTATGGAAGAAGGTACCCGCCCCGAAACGTGGAGAGATAGTTCGTCAGATTGGTTTGGAACTGCGCAAATACAAAGAACCACTGGGTCGTTTGGTTTCCTATGAGATGGGGAAAATTTACCAGGAAGGTCTGGGCGAAGTTCAGGAGATGATTGATATCTGTGATTTCGCGGTTGGCCAGTCACGTCAGTTGTATGGCTTCACCATGCACTCGGAGCGTGCTGAGCACCGTATGTACGACCAGTATCATTCGTTGGGCATTGTTGGCGTGGTTTCAGCATTTAACTTCCCGGTAGCAGTTTGGGCATGGAATGCTATGATTGCTCTGGCAGCCGGTGATGTGATCGTTTGGAAACCATCGTCGAAAGTTTTGCTTTGTGCGGTTGCCGTTCACAACATTGTGGCCGATGTACTGAATCGTAACGATATCCCGGAAGGTGTACTGAACCTAGTGGCTACCAGCTCGAAATACCTGGGTGATGACATGTTCAGCGATAAGAACATCCCGCTGATCTCCTTTACCGGTTCTACCCGCGTAGGTAAGAAAGTGGGCCGTTTGGTCGGTGAGCGTTTGGGCAAATCCATTCTCGAATTGGGCGGTAATAACGCCGTGATTGTAACACCGACTTCCAGCCAGGAAATGGCGCTTCGGGCCATCGTGTTCGGTGCTGTCGGAACAACAGGACAGCGCTGTACATCTACCCGTCGCGTTATTCTTCATCAAAGTATTTACGAAGAGTTTAAGCAAAAACTCATTAATGTATATAAGGGCTTGAAGATTGGTAATCCGCTGGACGAAAAGAGCCATGTGGGACCGCTGATTGACAAAGGAGCTTCGGATACTTATTTCAAAGCTATTGAGAAGGTGAAAGCCGAAGGTGGCAAAATCCTCTTTGGTGGTGAAGTTTATAAGGACGCCAGTTGCGAATCGGGATGCTACGTGGTGCCTTGCGTTGCCGAAGTGGAAAACCATTATGAAATCGTTCAGGAAGAAACGTTCGCTCCGCTGCTTTACGTGATTAAATATAGTACGCTGGATGAGGCCATCGAACTGCACAACGCCGTTCCGCAAGGTCTGTCATCTGCGATGTTTTCAACCAACCTGCTGGAAACTGAAAGGTTCTTGTCGCACGAAGGTTCCGATTGCGGAATTGCCAATATTAACATTGGTACTTCCGGCGCTGAAATTGGTGGTGCTTTTGGTGGGGAAAAGGATACCGGTGGCGGCCGGGAATCAGGATCTGACGCTTGGAAAGCTTATATGCGCAGACAAACCAATACCATCAACTATGGTTCGGAATTACCGTTGGCTCAGGGAATCGAGTTCAACGTGTAGCATTTTGACAGGTTCATACATTTGACAAGCTCGTTGGTGTCGCAACCGGACGGCAGGCAGAAAGTACGATGAATGGTTCAGTTAACTTTCTGTACTGCCTCCGGTTTTGCAAACGTGTGTAGTTGTATCGAAAGTTGCTTTTTATATGATAAGCAACGCATATTTTCTTATCTTGATGGGGATTTCCCAAAAATCTATTGTTAGAGCCTGTTTATATCACCCAATTCCGGTTCAAACTTTTTATTAACTGAATAAAATTTCTGCGAATGAAGCTAGGTATCCTGAAAGAAGGTAAAGTACCGCCCGATCGGCGTGTGCCTTTTTCGCCCGAACAGTGTCTCGAAATCGCCCAACGTTTTCCGCAAGTGGAACTGACAGTTCAATCCAGTCCCATCCGTTGTTTTCCGGATAAAGACTATTTGGACGCTGGCATTTCCATGAACAACGATTTGAGTGATTGCGATATCCTGATGGGAGTGAAAGAGGTACCGATCCCCGATTTGATGGAGGATAAAACGTATCTGTTCTTTTCTCACACCATCAAAAAGCAACCGTACAACAAAAAACTTCTTCAGGAAATCCTGCGAAAGCGAATTCGTTTGATAGATTATGAAGTATTAACCGAGCCGAATGGAATGCGTGTGATTGGTTTTGGCCGGTTTGCCGGGCTGGTTGGTAGTTACAAAGGTTTGCGTGCGCTAACCATCCGTCATGAGTTGCCTGAACCGAAGCCTGCTTATGAGTGCCACGATTTGGCTGAGATGAAATCCGAAGCCCGAAGATTGGAACTTCCTCCGTTGAAAATAGCAGTGACCGGTGGTGGACGAGTTACCCATGGCGTTATGGAGATGCTGGACGAGATGAAGATTCGGAAAGTGAGTATTGAAGAATATCTCGCTACAGACCACGTCGATGAGCCGGTGTATGTGCAGCTCGAGCCGGATGCTTACAACAAACGCAAAGATGGCAGCGCTTTTGATTTTGGACATTTTGTGAAAAATCCACAGGAATACGAAGGTAATTTTCTTCGGTTTGCCAAAACTACCGATTTGCTCATTTCAGCGGCTTACTGGGACCCGAATGCTCCGGTTTTATTTACCCCGGAAGATATGCGCAGTCCGGATTTCCGCATCAGGGTGATATCCGATATTACCTGCGATATCAAAGGTTCTATTCCTTCTACGTTGCGAGCTACTACCATCGATGAGCCGTTTTACGGATACAATCCGGTAACGGAACAGGAAGAAGTTGCTTTTACCAATCCGAAAAACATTACCGTCATGTCGGTGGATAATTTGCCTACCGAACTGCCTCGCGATGCTTCTGTCGATTTTGGCGAAAACCTCATCAACCGTGTGTTGCCGTCTTTACTGGGCGATGATTCCGAAGGTATTGTCCAACGGGCTACCATTACCGAAAACGGTAAGCTAACGGAGCGGTATAAATACCTGGAAGATTGGGTAAACTCATGAATTGAAAAAGTGTGTGATAGTGTGAAGACGAGTGTGTGAGATGGGGGAGATTAGGAGAAGATGAGAAAGGGTGAAAGGGAGAGTGGGAGAATTCCATTCCACGTAAAGGCTGTGGTCTGAAATCTTTATTCTAATGTCTGGAGTCTAAAATCTTGATTCTAATATCTATTGTCTTTTAGTATGAAAAAAATATTCATCATCGGCGCCGGGCGTTCCTCTGCTACGCTAATCCGGTATCTGGAAGAACAGGCATCTACCTTTGGCTGGGAAATCACGGTAGGTGATCAGGATATTAACCTGGTGAAGGAAAAAATAACGCCGCCCACCCGAGCTCTTGTCTTCGACGTGTTCGATGAGCAGCAGCGAAACCTGGAAATTGAGCAGGCCGATATTGTGGTATCGATGTTGCCGGCCCGGTTGCACCAGGTGGTGGCGCTGGCTTGTCTCAAATTTGGTAAGTCGTTGCTAACGGCTTCTTATGTATCCGACGAATTAAACGGCCTGGATGCAGAAGTAAAGGCGAAAGGCTTACTCTTTCTGAACGAAATGGGTGTTGACCCGGGTATCGATCATATGTCGGCCATGAGGCTGATAGATCGTGTAAAGCAAGAAGGTCACGCTATTACCGATTTCGAGTCATTTACCGGAGGACTGGTAGCACCTGAATCGGACAACAATCCGTGGAATTACAAATTCACCTGGAATCCCCGCAATGTAGTGGTTGCCGGGCAGGGCGGACCCGCCAAATTTCTTCAGGAAGGAAAATACAAGTACATCCCGTACAATCGTCTTTTCCGGCGCACCGAAGTAATCGATATCGAGGGATTTGGAAAGTTCGAGGGGTATGCTAACCGCGATTCGTTGAAGTACATCGACAAGTACAACCTGCAGGGAGTTCCTACCGTTTACCGGGGAACGTTACGGCGACCGGGATACTGCCGGGCGTGGGACATTTTCGTACAGCTGGGCGCCACGGACGACACGTACTTCATGGAGAATACCGGGAACATGACCTACAAGGAGTTCATCAACTCGTTTCTCTATTATGCCGAAGCATCGGTGCGGTTGAAACTGTATCACTACATGCACATCGATCAGGATTCGGACATTATCGATAAGCTGGAATTTCTGGAGCTATTCAGTGATAAAAAGATTGGCCTGAAAAGAGCTACTCCTGCGCAGATTCTGGAACATATCCTTTCGGAGAAATGGAAGATGGAGCCCGAGGATAAAGACATGGTGGTGATGTGGCACAAGCTACTTTACAATCGAAAAGGTGATGCACACCCGGTGAAGATGACTTCTTCGATGGTTGTTTTGGGCGAGGATTGTGTGCATACAGCGATGTCAAAGACGGTGGGATTGCCGTTAGCCATTGCCACTAAGATGGTCATGACCGGACAAATAGCTTTGACTGGTGTGCATATTCCCAATCGGAAGGAGATTTACGAGCCAGTGCTGAATGAACTGGAGAATTACGGTATCACTTTCGTGGAAAAGGAAGAATAACAGAGTTTTGGCATAAAGAAAGCTCAGATTCTGATTGCTTACGTTGAATGAAACGAGCAGTCAAAGTCTGAGCTTTTATTTTTTCGGATTATTCGTCAACCGACCAACTCCAAACAATGCGTGCATCACCGGTGGAGAAGTTGTTCATACGGTCGAGTTCCGTTTGTGTTTCAAACTCCTCATCGAACTCTTCGTCCATCGACACAAAACCGAAGTCGCGGTCTTTAATGCTTCGCAGAATGCCACCGATTAATGGCAATGCTTCTTTTGAAATCACCAGCCAGGGAAGTGCTCCGGCACCCAACATATCGCCGACAATATCGAAGGCGTGCTTGCCTAGCTGGCCCTTTACCTGTTGGAGCATCTCACCGGCACTACGTGTATGCTTCCGGCAATGGCGAAGATAAACCCGTACTTTAATGCGACGATCTTCGGGCATATCCCTTTCAAGAATAAATAAACCATCAGCGCCGTCATCGGTTGCTTCCGGAACAAAGTTCAACACGTTTTTTTGACGAGGAGTAAGCCGGATGTATGGTTCAGGCGTGGTCGTGAGCACCATCTTGTCGTTGTCTTCTGGATGTTCAGCTACGATAACGAAATAGAGTTGCCATCTTTCTTTGGGGCGAAGAATAGTGAGTTTTTCGAATTCCAATTTGATTTTAGCCATGGTCAGATAATATTTATTGGTCAAATTCTTTCGGTTAAAATTCTTGTTGGGAACAGGAATTATAACCTCCTGAATTTAATAAAATATTATCATAATCAATAACATTCTTCGATAATCTCTTACTGTGGAATTATAACTCCTTCAGCATCCAGATGGTGCAGGCGTAATGCCCGGTATCGCCGACAGGTTGTTCCAATCGGCGAAAGCCTGCTTTTTTGTACATGCCTACCGCCTTTTCCAGTTCGGGGAGCGATTCGAGGTAGAGTTGCCTGTAGCCTTGTTCGCGTGCCGAATCGATGCACTGTGCCATTAATTGTTTGCCGATTCCGGTTCCGCGTACCGAAGCTGCTACGTAGAACTTCACCAACTCGGCACATCCTTCCGGCAGACCGTTGGATGGATATATGCCACATCCGCCCACGATTTCGCCACTGGCTTCAGCAATCCAGTATTCCGCTTTCGGTACCTGGAAAAGCTCGTACAGGTGGTCGGTGGTGGGATCGGTGTAAACGGTTCCCGGACGGTCGATTTTGAATTCCCGGAACACTTTCCGAATCATCTCCGCCAGGGGAGCATTATCATCAGGTGCAATTTGTCGGTAGGTAACCTTCATGCTTATTCTTTTCTGTTTCCGAAATCCGGTGTTGAATTCCGGCGGACGGTAAAATTAGAAAATGTGACGAGGAATAAAAAAGCCGGCCCGTTGTGGAGTTGCCGGGCCGGCCTGATGAAGGTGTGCTGAGAGGTGAAATGAGAAAGCTAACTACGTACAAGCACACCCAATGCTTCCAGTAACTGAGGCTTATCTTCCAGTGCTATGATGGCTACGTCGTAAAAATCGGTCATCCAGTCGTCGATAACGGCGAAGGCGGCGTCTTTAGCCTGGGTTGCCTCCTGTGATTCTCCCATTTCCCGGTAGTATAATTTGCGGGCGCTCTCCATGGCTTCGATGTCGGCGAGGGTAGCGGTGGCTGCATCGGCCGTGAGTTTCAACCGGGCCAGTTTGCCTGCGATGGAGGCGTTATCTACAACGATGTTGTAGAAGAATTTCATGGTATCGACCCAACTGACGTAGCTATGAGGGATGGATTTAATCACTCCGAGTTGCGACAGGGTCACCACATCGTTGCGGAAGACTATACGGGCCTTTTTGCGATCGCGTTTGAATGTTTGGTAGAGCGCCTTTTTACGCGCTTTGTAGTCGACGCGCGCATCGACGGTTTCGTCATCCTCCTTCTTGTTGAAATTGTAGGCATTTCGTGTTGAGACGAGGATTTGACGGCCTTCGGCAAGCATTTCGGGGCTGTACCCGAATTCGGCCATGGCAGCCGCAATTTCCGGCTGGTTTTCGGCATTGGTTAATGCGGTGTTGTACAGGTCAAGAATTTCGGCGTCTGTTTTGTACGATGTTGTCATGGTAAAATGGATTTAGGTTGAATGTATAACTCGTTAATTGATCATTTTCGTTGGTGAAGCCGTTCTGTTAGTTACTTACCTACCTTTTCTGTCTTACTCCCGACCCTTTTTTCCCAGGTCTGGAGCTCATTTTTTCCGGTCCCGACCCTTTCTGTCTCACTCCCGAGCCCGTTTTCCCTGGTCCCGGCCTTTTCTGTTTTACTCCCGACCTGTTCTTCCCAGGTCCGGGGCATCTCTATCCGGCTACGGCGTTTGTCTATCCCGGTCCCGGCTGTTTTTATCCCGCTACGCACGTCTTTTATCCAGCTCCGGACGTTCTTTTTCTTAGAACATAGCCTCTCTTCTTGCTGCTTCTGTCATTCTACCGGTGGATGTGGTACCTCTTCCGGTTGAACCGGTCTGTCTGCTTCGTGTTTTTGGATTTTCTCTCTCTGTCTGATACCAACGATAGCTAAGATAGGGAATTTGAATTAAAAAATAAAGGAATCTGTAGATGAATTGTTTTGTCGTATTCTTTTATCTGTATGATGTGGGAATTTAGTTTTAACGGTTGGTACATGTTGTCGTAGAGTAATTTCTTACCACGCCACTCGACTAAATGTATTGATTTTCATTGTTTCAAATTTTTAGGGCGGAATTTATTATTAAATTATTCCAAAATGTAGGTACTATCATTTGTTATAATAGTATCACCCATACTAGGTGTTTTG
This Prolixibacter sp. NT017 DNA region includes the following protein-coding sequences:
- a CDS encoding saccharopine dehydrogenase family protein, with product MKKIFIIGAGRSSATLIRYLEEQASTFGWEITVGDQDINLVKEKITPPTRALVFDVFDEQQRNLEIEQADIVVSMLPARLHQVVALACLKFGKSLLTASYVSDELNGLDAEVKAKGLLFLNEMGVDPGIDHMSAMRLIDRVKQEGHAITDFESFTGGLVAPESDNNPWNYKFTWNPRNVVVAGQGGPAKFLQEGKYKYIPYNRLFRRTEVIDIEGFGKFEGYANRDSLKYIDKYNLQGVPTVYRGTLRRPGYCRAWDIFVQLGATDDTYFMENTGNMTYKEFINSFLYYAEASVRLKLYHYMHIDQDSDIIDKLEFLELFSDKKIGLKRATPAQILEHILSEKWKMEPEDKDMVVMWHKLLYNRKGDAHPVKMTSSMVVLGEDCVHTAMSKTVGLPLAIATKMVMTGQIALTGVHIPNRKEIYEPVLNELENYGITFVEKEE
- a CDS encoding GNAT family N-acetyltransferase, giving the protein MKVTYRQIAPDDNAPLAEMIRKVFREFKIDRPGTVYTDPTTDHLYELFQVPKAEYWIAEASGEIVGGCGIYPSNGLPEGCAELVKFYVAASVRGTGIGKQLMAQCIDSAREQGYRQLYLESLPELEKAVGMYKKAGFRRLEQPVGDTGHYACTIWMLKEL